The sequence CCTCTCTGACCCAGCAGCCCTGACCCCTGTCTCCCAGGCGGCGCCTGCCGGTTCCGCCCTCGCCCTCTCTGCCGCCAGCACCCTGTCGCTGGAGCGGCGCGAGCTGGTCTGCAGCGTGGTGGGGCTCACCATCAAGGCGGCCCTGGCCATCGTGGCCGGGGTCAGCCTGGTGAGGCTGGCCATGGCCTACCAGGAGCGGATGGAGCGCCAGGGAGAGCTCTCGGCCGTGCTGCAGATCGAGAAGGCCAAGCTCACCAAGGCCCGCGAGCGCTTTGACCAGCTGTTCACCACTGAAGGGGAGCAGCGCCTGCTGCGCGAACAGAGCCAGTGGATCGCCCCCGATCGCCTGCGGGTGGTGTGGAAGCAGGCCCCGTTTCCTTCTGTTGAGCAGGCCGGATCGGGCCCGAGCAAACCCTGACCCTGTCCTTAGGTTGGGCGCCAGTTCCTCTCCCCTTCCATGGCTGCTGCCCAGACCCCAGGAACGGTCCTGATCACCGGCACCACCTCGGGAGTCGGTCTCAATGCCGCCAAAGCTCTGCTCGATCGGGGCTGGACGGTGGTGACCGCCAACCGCGACCCGATCCGGGCAGCGGCGGCGGCCGAGTCGCTGGGACTGCCCTCCGACCGCCTCCACCATCTGCGCATTGACCTCGGCGATCTCGACAGCGTGCGCGCCGGCGTCGAGACGCTGGTGTCTTCCCTGGGCCTGCCCCTCGACGCCCTGGTGATCAACGCGGCGGTGTACAAGCCGCGGCTGAAGCAACCGGAGCGCTCTCCCCAGGGCTACGAACTCTCGATGGCCACCAACCATCTGGGCCACTTTCTGCTGATTCAGCTGCTGCTGAGCGAACTGCAGCGCTCCAGCCATCCCTCCCGGCGGGTGGTGATTCTGGGCACCGTGACGGCCAATTCCAAGGAGCTGGGCGGCAAGATTCCGATCCCCGCTCCCGCCGACCTGGGCGACCTCTCAGGCTTCGCCGCCGGCTTCAAGAGCCCGATCGCCATGGCCAGCGGCAAGGCCTTCAAGCCTGGCAAGGCCTACAAGGACAGCAAGCTCTGCAACATGATCACCACCCAGGAGCTGCATCGCCGTCTCCATGCCGACACCGGCATCGTGTTCAGCTCTCTCTATCCAGGCTGCGTCGCCGACACGCCGCTGTTCCGCAACACGCCCAGGCTGTTTCGGAAGATCTTCCCCTGGTTCCAGAAAAAGATCACCGGTGGCTACGTCACCCAGGCCCTGGCCGGGGAACGGGTGGCTCAGGTGGTGGCCGATCCCGACTTCGCCCTATCGGGCGTCCACTGGAGCTGGGGGAACCGGCAGAAGAGCGGCGGCAAGCAGTTCAGCCAGGAACTCTCCGACAAGGCCAGCAACCCCGACACCGCCCGCAAGACCTGGGAGTACTCCCTGAAGCTGGTGGCCCTCGATCCAGAGGCCCCGAGCTCAGAGCCAGACCCGTTACCTGAGGGCAGCGCCGCCTCCGTCAGTGCCTGAGACGGGGTTGCCGTCAGAGGGGTTGTGGTCAAAGGGCTTGTGGTCAGAGGCGTCGCCGGAAACCGTCGTTGAAGCTGGCGGGGGGCGACTCCAGGCGGCTGAGCTTCCACACATTGCGGCTCAACCGGCGCGCCCGCAGGCCGCCCCGCTCCACCACGGCAGATCCGGGGCGGGCGCCCAGCAGGGCAGTCACTTCAGCGGTGCTGAGCGGGGCACCGGTCTGCAGGGCCAGGTTCACCATCTCCAGGCGCTGGCGCAGGCTGATCAGATCCGCCGTGCCGCCGTCTTCGGGCTCATTCCAGGCCCAGGCGATCTCCTCACCGGCAGCGGCCATCTTCTGCATCAAGCCGAGGCCGATCAGGGCGAGGGCCTGCTCGGGCTTCACTCCCTGGGCTGAAGCGGCAGCGATCCAGTCGGGGATCCTGCTGCCAGCGGAGGAGTCGGGCATCGGATCGGCCTGGGCCGGCCTCGATGTGGCGGAACTGGCGGCACTGCGCTTGGTGGCCATGGCGGATGGTTCAGCTTGTGCGGACGGTATCGGCTTCCCGCCGGGGGGCAAGGGCCACCCCGACGCCCGCTGCCGCAGCGACAGGTAAAGTCCCCCAAGACCAGGAAACCTCGGGACAGCGTTCGAGCCGAACGGTTGCCTGTGCCACGTTCGGTCCCGCTCTCGCCTGCCGCCCCGCCGACCGAGGTTGTCCGCCGCCCCATGCCCCCGAGCCCGCGCACTCCAGATGATCGGGCCTCAAGGCAGCGTCGTTCCCTGCGCCAGGCCCCGGCCCGGAGTGAGGGTGCCGGGCCGCTGATCACCGGCACCGTGGTGCGCCCGGACTCCGACGGCGCCAGCTGTGTGATCACCACCGACAGCGAGGGCTCGAGGCTGGCCCGCCTGGACAGCCAGGTGCAGTCGATCGAGCTGCGCACCTACGTGTTCCTCGACTCCCTGCAGCCCCAGCTGGCGGCCTACATGGGCACCGTGAGCCAGGGCTTCCTGCCCATCCCGGGCGACGCCTGCCTCTGGTTGGAGGTATCCCCTGGCATGGCCGTGCACCGGGTCACCGACATCGCCCTGAAGGCCAGCACGGTGCGGCTGGGCCAGATGATCGTGGAGCGGGCTTTCGGCTCCCTGGCGCTCTACCACCGCGACCAGAGCAATGTGCTGCACTCCGGCGATGTGGTGCTGGAGGCGATCGGCAACACCGTGGAGCAGCGCAGCCGCTGCGAGGTGAGCTGGACGGAGATCATCCGCGCCATCACCCCAGACCATGCCGTGCTGATCAACCGTCAGAACCGGCGCGGCTCGATGATCCAGGCCGGCATGAGCATGTTCATCCTGGAAACGGAGCCGGCCGGCTATGTGCTGATCGCCGCCAATGAGGCCGAGAAGGCCTCCAACATCACCGTGGTGGACGTGAAGGCGGTGGGTGCCTTCGGGCGTCTCACCCTGGCCGGCCGCGAAGGTGACGTGGAGGAGGCCGCCGCCGCCGCCATGCACGCCATCCACCACATCAACACCACCGCCAAGGGTTCAGCCCGCGGCCGGGGCTGAGCCCCGCCCACTCAGCTGAGGCCCATCAGGGCGATCAGCCCGGGGGCCAACTGGCGAGCCGCCTTGCCGCGACTGCCCAGGCGACGGCACAGATGCTCCCCCATGCGGGCGTAGCTGCTGGCGGCCTCGCGCACGAAGAAGATCGGTGCATAGCCCGGCCCCTCGCCATCGGCCCTGGTCAGCACCTGGCCATGGCAGAGGCCCTCGGCCTCCAGCACGGTCTCGCCGGCGGGATTGGCCAGGGCCATGGCCGTGCGGAAGCGCGCTGCCCGGTAGGGCGTATCGCCGAGCTCCCGCAACAGGCGCGCCACCCGCTCGGGATCGCTGGGGGCGTAGCGGGCGGAATAGAGGCCCGGAGCTCCTGCGAGGGCATCCACCTCCAGGCCCGAGTCGTCGCCCAGAGCCCAGCTGCCGGTGCGCCGAGCCGCGGCCTCGGCTTTCAGGCGGGCGTTCTCGGCGTAGGTCTGCCCCGTCTCTTCCACCTCCAGGTCGCGGGGCTGGGGCGAGACCAGCACGTCGAGGGGCTCAAGCATGGCGGCAATCTCCGCCAGCTTGTGCGGATTGCCGCTGGCGATCACCAGGGAGGGCAAGAGGGGTTGATGCCGCGGAGGCCAGTGTTGCAGCAGGCCCGCAGCATCTGCCCCGCAGGCCCGGTCTTGGCAGGGTCGTGGAGCGTTGGCGTCAGGGGGTGAGGGAAAGGGGTGGGACCGGATGGCTTGAACATTCCACCCCTGGCAAACCCAGAAGGATTCCGGCCCCCGATCACGCTAGGCATAAGTGCTGAATGTTCAGGCTTCCGGCTGTGATGCCGGATCGGGCCGGCCGGGCCCCACACGCCGATGGGGCGCTGGAACAGGGCGGAGCGAAAGCCCCAAACAGCAGTCCATGACTGGGCCGGCAAGCAGAAGCTAACGAAATGTATGCGATCAATCAGAGTCGCTTATCAGTAATGACCCAAACGGTGATCACCCAACCAGGGCCTTTTGCTTGACGGAGGGTTTGGCGGCGGACCATGGTTGCGAGCGAACATTCCACCCCCTCCATAAGGAGCAGGTAATGGCTAACGAAACCATGGGCATCGCCCTCGGCATGATTGAAACCCGCGGTCTGGTGCCCGCCATTGAAGCGGCTGATGCCATGACCAAGGCAGCCGAAGTGCGTCTCATCGCCCGCGAGTTCGTCGGCGGCGGCTACGTGACCGTGATGGTGCGCGGCGAGACCGGCGCTGTCAACGCTGCTGTGCGCGCCGGGGCTGACGCCTGTGAGCGCGTGGGCGACGGCCTGGTCGCCGCCCACATCATTGCTCGCCCCCACCGCGAAGTGGAGCCTGCCCTGAGCGGCAGCGCCGGTTTCGTGGGTTCCAAGGACTGAGGCCCTGAGCGCCTGAGGCGTTCTTTCGTCATTCCCTTAACCGACCCAACCGGAGAATCTCCATGAGCAAGAAGTACGAGTCAGGCGTTAAGGAGTACCGCGACACGTATTGGACTCCTGATTACGTCCCCCTCGACACCGACCTGCTGGCCTGCTTCAAGTGCACCGGCCAGGAAGGTGTTCCCAAGGAAGAGGTGGCTGCCGCCGTGGCCGCTGAATCCTCCACCGGCACCTGGTCAGCGGTGTGGTCTGAGCTCCTCACCGACCTCGACTTCTACAAAGGCCGCTGCTACCGCATCGAAGACGTGCCCGGCGACAAGGAGGCCTTCTACGCCTTCATCGCCTACCCCCTCGACCTGTTCGAAGAAGGGTCCGTCACCAACGTGCTGACCTCCCTGGTCGGCAACGTGTTCGGCTTCAAGGCCCTGCGCCACCTGCGCCTGGAGGACATCCGCTTCCCCCTGGCCTTCATCAAGACCTGCATGGGTCCGCCCAACGGCATCCAGGTCGAGCGCGACCGGATGAACAAGTACGGCCGTCCCCTGCTGGGTTGCACGATCAAGCCGAAGCTCGGCCTGAGCGGCAAGAACTACGGCCGGGTGGTGTATGAATGCCTGCGTGGTGGTCTCGACTTCACCAAGGACGACGAGAACATCAACTCCCAGCCGTTCCAGCGCTGGCAGAACCGCTTCGAGTTCGTGGCCGAGGCCGTGCAACTCGCCCAGGAAGAAACCGGCGAGAAGAAGGGGCACTACCTCAACTGCACCGCCGCCACTCCTGAGCAGATGTATGAGCGGGCCGAGTTTGCCAAGGAACTCGGGCAGCCGATCATCATGCACGACTACATCACCGGTGGCTTCACCGCCAACACCGGTCTGGCGCACTGGTGCCGCAAGAACGGCATGCTGCTCCACATCCACCGCGCCATGCACGCGGTGATCGACCGGCACCCAAAGCACGGCATCCACTTCCGGGTGCTGGCCAAGTGCCTGCGCCTCTCCGGTGGTGACCAGCTCCACACCGGCACCGTGGTGGGCAAGCTCGAGGGCGATCGCCAGACCACCCTCGGCTTCATCGACCAGCTGCGCGAGTCGTTCGTCCCCGAAGACCGCAGCCGCGGCAACTTCTTCGACCAAGACTGGGCCTCCATGCCCGGCGTGTTCGCCGTCGCCTCAGGCGGTATCCACGTGTGGCACATGCCGGCCCTGGTGGCCATCTTCGGCGACGACTCCGTGCTCCAGTTCGGTGGTGGCACCCACGGTCACCCCTGGGGTTCGGCCGCTGGCGCCGCGGCCAACCGGGTCGCCCTCGAAGCCTGCGTCAAAGCACGCAACGCCGGTCGGGAAATCGAGAAGGAAAGCCGCGACATCCTCATGGAGGCCGCCAAGCACAGCCCCGAGCTGGCCATCGCTCTCGAAACCTGGAAGGAGATCAAGTTCGAGTTCGACACCGTCGACAAGCTCGACGTCAACTGATCACCCCATGACTGCAGGAGCCGGTGGGTTCACCCCCCTGCTCCTCCGGTGATCCAGAACCGCATCCATTCATCCCATCCGCAACAGGATCCCCATGCCCTTCAAGAGCACCGTGGGTGACTATCAAACAGTCGCCACCCTGGAGACCTTCGGCTTCCTCCCGCCGATGACCCAGGACGAGATCTACGACCAGATCGCCTACATCATTGCCCAGGGTTGGAGCCCCCTGATCGAGCACGTTCACCCCAGCCGCTCCATGGTCACCTACTGGTCGTACTGGAAGCTGCCCTTCTTCGGCGAGAAGGATCTGGGCGTGATCGTCAGCGAGCTCGAGGCCTGCCACCGCGCCTACCCCGACCACCACGTGCGTCTTGTGGGCTACGACGCCTACATCCAGAGCCAGGGTGCCTGCTTCGTGGTGTTCGAAGGCCGCTGATTGCAGCTGCTTTTGACAGACCACTGATGGTTGCAGCGTGACCTGCAACCGTCCCCTCTCTCCGCCGGCGGCGCCGGCGGCTCAAGCTTCAGGCCCCCAAGGCCTCTTCACAGCGATCTCAACACGTCGGGCGGACATGGCCAGCACATCCAGTCGGGAAGCAGCACTCGAGCGCCGCCGGGCCCTCACCACGGGCGGCAAGAAGGCTGCCGGGAGATTCATCTCCAGCCCGAGTCGGGTTCGCACCGTCGAGGACCTGCGGCAGGCCCGCTCGATCGAGACCGCAGCCCCGGTGACGCCAGAGCGTCAGAGGGCTGCCAGCCCCAGAGCTGCTGCCAGCCGTCCGAGTCTTTCCCTCAGTGCCCCTGAGGCCCCACGCAGCAACCCCGCCAGAAGGGTTCTCAACCACAGCCGCGAGCTGGCGCTGGCCCGCCGCCAGGCCCTCACCCAGAAGGGCAAGCGGGCCAGCACGTCCCGCGATCGCACCCGAACGGACCTGGGGCTGACGGTGAGCCGAGGCACCAGCGCCTCCAGCGGCAGCGCCCCCGAGGCCAGTCCCATCGCTGCGGCCAGCGCCACCAGCAGCGCTCCCAGCAGCCGTTCCTCCCTCAATCTCAGCCTGTCGAGCTCACGCCTCGGCTCCGGCAGCGGCGGAGCCGCCGAGCGCCGCACCATGAAGCGCGCCCAGGCCCAGCACAACCCCAGCCGGGCCCTCGTGCTGGCCAGGCGGGAGGCCCTCTCCAAGCGCGGCAAGTCCGCCAACGCCCCCACCAGCAGCACCGCTGCCACCCTGGCCCGCCAGGGCAATCCAGACATCAGCACCCGCGAACTGGCCCAGAAGGTGCGCGAACTCAAGGCCAAGGTGGGCAGTGCCGGCTCCTGCCGCAGCGGTGGCACCCGCCCCTGCGGCCCCAACCGCCATGGCGCCCAGCAGGCCGCCACGGCCGATGCCCACTGGAAAGTGGGCATGAGTGAAACCACCTCCGGCCAGGTGGTGACCGGCACCCAGGCCAACCGCTCGCCCAAGACCACGGGCAACGAGGCCGCCACCTGCCGTGCCATCACCGGCACGGAGTATCTGGGGGCCGAGGTGTTCCAGACGTTCTGTCAGAGCGACGCTCCCAGCCGTCAACCGGCCAAGGTGCGCCTCACGGACACCAGCCACGGCAATCGGGTCACCGGCAACGAGGTGGGCCGCTCTGAAAAGGTCACCGGCGATGAACCTGGCACCTGCAAGCTGGTCACCGGCACCGAGTACGTGTCGGCCAACCAGATGGCCTCCTACTGCGGCACAAGCCAAGCCAGCCCCCGCAAGGTGGGCAAGAGCCAGACCCTCGGCGGTCAACCCGTTTCCGGGGTGATGGTGGGCCGCTCCGAGCGGGTCACCGGCGATGAACCCGGCTCCGGCCTGCAGCTCACGGGTGACCAGTACCTCGGTGCCGAGCCGCCGGCTCCGGGTCGGGCCCCCACCAAGGTGGACTCGCTTCACACCCTGCGGGGCACCAACGTGACCGGCACCCACGTGGGCCGGGGCCAGCGGGTCACCGGCGATGAACCCGGCAGCTGCCGCCTGGTCACCGGCGATGAATACGTGGGCAGCCAGCAATACGCCGCCTTCTGCGGCTCGGTTCCTGAACCTGAAGCCCCCAAGGTGGGGTTCAGCGTGACCAACCGCGCTCAGGTGGTGAGCGGCACCCGCACCGGCCGCAGCGACAAGGTCACGGGCGATGAACCCGGAACCTGCAAGTCGGTGACCGGCACCCCCTACGCCGGCCTGGAGCAGGCCTCCGACTACTGCGCAACGCCCGCCGTGCGCGAGATCCGTCAACGCACCCCGGTGCGCGGCTCCAGCCGCATGAGTGGGATCCAGCCCGGCATCGGCGGCGTGATGACCGGCGCCGAGCGAGGCGCCTGTGAACCCATCACCGGCACCCCCTACGTGGGGGGTGACCAGCTGGCGGCAGCCTGTGGTGCCGCCAGTGGCCAGGATGCCGACTACCCCCAGCCCCTCGAAACAGCCCCCTGGCAACGGTTCAGCGTTCAGTCACCGGCCCGCGCCGCCCAGACGGCGCGCCAGCAGGCCGGCGGTGTCACCGGCAACGCCTACGAACAGGGAGGCCGCATCACCGGCCCTTTTGACCTGGCCGCCGGACAGGTCACCGGCACCGAACAGTTTCGCTTTGACCGCAAGGGCCCCCAGCTCTCCCGGGGGCCGATCCAGGTCTCGCCGGCCCCTGTGAGCGTGGACCAGGACGTGCGCCCCACCTCCAGGGTCACCGGTGAAGGCATCTCCGCAGGCCTCAAGATCACTGGCGACGACTGGGATCGGGGCGAGCATGTGACGGGAACGGAAGGCCGTTCCGCCCGCCGCCGCAACCCCACCCGCGTGGGCCCGATGAGCGCCATGCCCGGTGCCCAGCCCAAGCGCAACGACGCGGTGCCCGAACCGGTGAGCCTGGTGACCGGCTCCAGCGGCAACACCCAGGCCGGATCCCTGATCACGGTTTCCGGTGGGGCCCGCGGCTGATTCGCCCATGCCCCGCCGATCCTTCCGCCCCACCCAAGCGTCGCTCGCCCCCACGGCCCAGCGCCGCCGCCCGAGATCCAGCCGCGACCCGGAGATCCTCCCTGCTGACAGCGACGCCCAGCCTGCGGTTCCCCTGCGGGGCACCCGGGCAAGGGCCGCCATGCAGGCCGCCCGGCCTTCAGCAACGCCGAGCGGCGCCAGCCGGGCGCAGCGGACCCGCCTCTCCGGTGCAAAGGCCACCAGCCTCGGC is a genomic window of Cyanobium sp. NS01 containing:
- a CDS encoding protochlorophyllide reductase yields the protein MAAAQTPGTVLITGTTSGVGLNAAKALLDRGWTVVTANRDPIRAAAAAESLGLPSDRLHHLRIDLGDLDSVRAGVETLVSSLGLPLDALVINAAVYKPRLKQPERSPQGYELSMATNHLGHFLLIQLLLSELQRSSHPSRRVVILGTVTANSKELGGKIPIPAPADLGDLSGFAAGFKSPIAMASGKAFKPGKAYKDSKLCNMITTQELHRRLHADTGIVFSSLYPGCVADTPLFRNTPRLFRKIFPWFQKKITGGYVTQALAGERVAQVVADPDFALSGVHWSWGNRQKSGGKQFSQELSDKASNPDTARKTWEYSLKLVALDPEAPSSEPDPLPEGSAASVSA
- a CDS encoding BMC domain-containing protein, whose amino-acid sequence is MITGTVVRPDSDGASCVITTDSEGSRLARLDSQVQSIELRTYVFLDSLQPQLAAYMGTVSQGFLPIPGDACLWLEVSPGMAVHRVTDIALKASTVRLGQMIVERAFGSLALYHRDQSNVLHSGDVVLEAIGNTVEQRSRCEVSWTEIIRAITPDHAVLINRQNRRGSMIQAGMSMFILETEPAGYVLIAANEAEKASNITVVDVKAVGAFGRLTLAGREGDVEEAAAAAMHAIHHINTTAKGSARGRG
- a CDS encoding non-canonical purine NTP pyrophosphatase — encoded protein: MPSLVIASGNPHKLAEIAAMLEPLDVLVSPQPRDLEVEETGQTYAENARLKAEAAARRTGSWALGDDSGLEVDALAGAPGLYSARYAPSDPERVARLLRELGDTPYRAARFRTAMALANPAGETVLEAEGLCHGQVLTRADGEGPGYAPIFFVREAASSYARMGEHLCRRLGSRGKAARQLAPGLIALMGLS
- a CDS encoding BMC domain-containing protein translates to MANETMGIALGMIETRGLVPAIEAADAMTKAAEVRLIAREFVGGGYVTVMVRGETGAVNAAVRAGADACERVGDGLVAAHIIARPHREVEPALSGSAGFVGSKD
- a CDS encoding form I ribulose bisphosphate carboxylase large subunit; translated protein: MSKKYESGVKEYRDTYWTPDYVPLDTDLLACFKCTGQEGVPKEEVAAAVAAESSTGTWSAVWSELLTDLDFYKGRCYRIEDVPGDKEAFYAFIAYPLDLFEEGSVTNVLTSLVGNVFGFKALRHLRLEDIRFPLAFIKTCMGPPNGIQVERDRMNKYGRPLLGCTIKPKLGLSGKNYGRVVYECLRGGLDFTKDDENINSQPFQRWQNRFEFVAEAVQLAQEETGEKKGHYLNCTAATPEQMYERAEFAKELGQPIIMHDYITGGFTANTGLAHWCRKNGMLLHIHRAMHAVIDRHPKHGIHFRVLAKCLRLSGGDQLHTGTVVGKLEGDRQTTLGFIDQLRESFVPEDRSRGNFFDQDWASMPGVFAVASGGIHVWHMPALVAIFGDDSVLQFGGGTHGHPWGSAAGAAANRVALEACVKARNAGREIEKESRDILMEAAKHSPELAIALETWKEIKFEFDTVDKLDVN
- a CDS encoding ribulose bisphosphate carboxylase small subunit, with translation MPFKSTVGDYQTVATLETFGFLPPMTQDEIYDQIAYIIAQGWSPLIEHVHPSRSMVTYWSYWKLPFFGEKDLGVIVSELEACHRAYPDHHVRLVGYDAYIQSQGACFVVFEGR
- a CDS encoding CsoS2 family carboxysome shell protein, with translation MASTSSREAALERRRALTTGGKKAAGRFISSPSRVRTVEDLRQARSIETAAPVTPERQRAASPRAAASRPSLSLSAPEAPRSNPARRVLNHSRELALARRQALTQKGKRASTSRDRTRTDLGLTVSRGTSASSGSAPEASPIAAASATSSAPSSRSSLNLSLSSSRLGSGSGGAAERRTMKRAQAQHNPSRALVLARREALSKRGKSANAPTSSTAATLARQGNPDISTRELAQKVRELKAKVGSAGSCRSGGTRPCGPNRHGAQQAATADAHWKVGMSETTSGQVVTGTQANRSPKTTGNEAATCRAITGTEYLGAEVFQTFCQSDAPSRQPAKVRLTDTSHGNRVTGNEVGRSEKVTGDEPGTCKLVTGTEYVSANQMASYCGTSQASPRKVGKSQTLGGQPVSGVMVGRSERVTGDEPGSGLQLTGDQYLGAEPPAPGRAPTKVDSLHTLRGTNVTGTHVGRGQRVTGDEPGSCRLVTGDEYVGSQQYAAFCGSVPEPEAPKVGFSVTNRAQVVSGTRTGRSDKVTGDEPGTCKSVTGTPYAGLEQASDYCATPAVREIRQRTPVRGSSRMSGIQPGIGGVMTGAERGACEPITGTPYVGGDQLAAACGAASGQDADYPQPLETAPWQRFSVQSPARAAQTARQQAGGVTGNAYEQGGRITGPFDLAAGQVTGTEQFRFDRKGPQLSRGPIQVSPAPVSVDQDVRPTSRVTGEGISAGLKITGDDWDRGEHVTGTEGRSARRRNPTRVGPMSAMPGAQPKRNDAVPEPVSLVTGSSGNTQAGSLITVSGGARG